A window of Pirellula sp. SH-Sr6A contains these coding sequences:
- a CDS encoding Mrp/NBP35 family ATP-binding protein has protein sequence MTDLDIHQQLKSALETFIDPETGKAVGPSGQVGDCSVSGGVVSCRYSISSMMKPIADELVDRLKGHILAHVPGVQDVQVKVESLYKPAPPIGQIGLRAKCVIAIAAGKGGVGKSSLAASIALTLEKLGSKVGLMDADVYGPSIPHLLGLDGRPEIVDGKIQPICSGTMPVMSMGFLVGKDQAVVWRGPMLHGSITQFLRDTAWGELDYLIIDMPPGTGDVALTLSQILPLTGTVIVCTPQEVALLDAGKAIAMFEKTSVPVLGVVENMSGFTDPETGKTYEIFGKGGARAKAEELGVPFLGEVPIQIALRRESDEGRLAEALKDPQLSKPFENVCRGLVRSISTRFAKQAQSAPLPLLQ, from the coding sequence ATGACCGATCTCGATATCCATCAGCAGTTAAAGTCCGCACTCGAAACCTTTATCGATCCCGAGACCGGAAAAGCGGTGGGACCCAGCGGTCAAGTCGGAGATTGCTCTGTGAGCGGTGGAGTGGTTTCCTGTCGCTATAGCATTTCCTCCATGATGAAGCCGATCGCCGATGAGCTGGTCGATCGATTGAAGGGGCACATCTTGGCCCATGTCCCCGGCGTGCAGGACGTGCAGGTCAAGGTTGAGTCGTTGTACAAACCGGCTCCGCCGATCGGTCAAATCGGATTGCGTGCGAAGTGTGTGATTGCCATCGCTGCTGGCAAAGGGGGCGTCGGGAAGAGTTCTTTGGCGGCATCGATTGCGCTGACCTTGGAGAAGCTCGGTTCCAAAGTGGGCTTGATGGACGCGGACGTCTACGGCCCCAGTATTCCGCACTTGTTGGGCTTGGATGGACGACCTGAAATTGTCGATGGAAAGATTCAGCCTATTTGCTCCGGGACCATGCCTGTGATGTCGATGGGCTTTCTCGTCGGAAAGGACCAAGCCGTCGTATGGCGTGGCCCCATGTTGCACGGATCAATCACCCAGTTCCTGCGCGATACGGCTTGGGGAGAACTGGACTACTTGATCATCGACATGCCTCCTGGTACCGGGGACGTTGCGCTCACCCTGTCACAAATTTTGCCCCTGACAGGTACGGTAATCGTTTGCACCCCTCAAGAGGTCGCGCTCCTCGATGCAGGCAAGGCGATTGCAATGTTTGAAAAGACCAGCGTCCCTGTTCTGGGGGTCGTAGAGAACATGAGCGGGTTCACCGATCCTGAAACGGGAAAGACCTACGAGATCTTTGGCAAGGGAGGCGCACGGGCCAAGGCAGAGGAACTGGGTGTTCCTTTTCTAGGAGAAGTCCCGATTCAAATCGCGCTGCGAAGGGAATCGGACGAAGGTCGGCTCGCGGAAGCGTTGAAAGATCCTCAACTATCGAAGCCATTCGAAAACGTTTGCCGAGGATTGGTCCGATCGATTTCAACACGGTTCGCAAAACAGGCCCAGTCCGCTCCTTTACCTTTGCTCCAGTAG